Proteins found in one Plasmodium coatneyi strain Hackeri chromosome 10, complete sequence genomic segment:
- a CDS encoding 4-diphosphocytidyl-2c-methyl-D-erythritol kinase (CMK): MKYYFKVKGVLLLLVCLLHTTVESKNVLADKRQIVRKRYKQLRGVSLHFLHSTPCNNVASEKHAIGRVWSSTKLCNRAKCSRKKHIMNIKSGGGSLQSDSEDAFQRGNIICNKKMKLIIQQLNRSKWYDFKCFSPAKVNLFLRLKERKETHNELSTLMHTINLGDDIFVTALSKDDQRKLTELLYPCQSGDFLTIEKEEEYEGENKNEEMNQAGKDEDRRYYYNHYPLNDDNIIAKVLRRYREELDIRDDVKFLVHIVKRIPIFSGVGGGSSNGASVFHFLEEYYYKYLKTNHLRNEFLKTIGSDISFFRSSGFAYCTGKGNDVIDLSDAQATISGRRIYIFQIGEGLSSKLVYQNVDYNQIVQYNPITLLKQFLVSTERCNSLKQVEEAESSYLKQFVPLDGKSQTNSFINDLEHSAFILLNKVKCLKDLLLNQNIFDAVTMSGSGSSLFALTKKNMSLDEEKMHVKKLIKQVQEKLGIPVKVYLCSALRKTDDDLWYKPGEFAERLS; this comes from the coding sequence ATGAAATATTATTTCAAAGTGAAAGGTGTACTACTTCTATTGGTGTGTTTGCTTCATACAACTGTAGAATCAAAAAATGTTTTGGCTGATAAAAGGCAAATTGTGAGAAAAAGGTACAAGCAGTTGAGAGGGGTGTCTTTgcatttccttcactccaCTCCATGTAACAACGTCGCTAGTGAGAAACATGCTATAGGAAGGGTATGGTCGTCTACCAAATTGTGCAACCGTGCAAAATGCAGCAGGAAGAAGCACATAATGAACATCAAATCGGGTGGAGGTAGTCTCCAATCTGATAGTGAGGATGCAttccaaaggggaaacatcatatgcaataaaaaaatgaagttaaTAATTCAACAACTGAATAGAAGCAAGTGGTACGATTTTAAATGTTTTTCCCCAGCGAaggttaatttatttttaagacTAAAAGAGAGGAAGGAGACCCACAATGAATTATCAACTCTGATGCATACGATAAATTTAGGCGATGATATTTTTGTAACTGCTTTGAGTAAGGATGATCAGAGGAAATTAACAGAGCTGCTATATCCGTGTCAGTCTGGCGATTTCTTAACCatagagaaggaggaagagtacgagggggagaacaaaaatgaggaaatgaACCAAGCAGGGAAAGACGAAGACAGGAGGTATTACTACAACCATTACCCACTAAATGACGATAACATAATTGCAAAGGTGTTGAGACGATACAGAGAAGAACTAGACATACGGGATGACGTCAAATTTTTAGTTCATATAGTGAAGCGCATTCCCATTTTTAGTGGGGTAGGTGGAGGATCGTCTAATGGAGCTTCCGTTTTTCACTTCTTGGAAGAATATTATTACAAATACTTAAAAACGAATCATTTAAGGAacgaatttttaaaaacaataGGCAGTGACATATCCTTTTTTAGAAGCTCCGGTTTTGCCTACTGTACTGGCAAGGGCAATGATGTCATCGATTTAAGTGATGCCCAGGCAACAATTTCGGGGcgtagaatatatatttttcaaataggCGAAGGATTGTCCTCTAAGTTGGTCTATCAGAATGTTGACTATAACCAGATAGTTCAGTATAACCCTATCACCTTGTTGAAACAGTTCCTAGTTAGCACAGAGAGGTGTAATAGCCTCAAACAGGTAGAAGAAGCGGAGAGCAGTTATTTGAAGCAGTTCGTGCCGCTGGACGGGAAATCTCAAACAAACAGTTTTATAAACGACTTGGAACACTCTGCGTTTATTTTGCTTAATAAGGTGAAATGTTTGAAGGACCTCCTCTTGAATCAAAACATTTTCGATGCTGTAACGATGAGTGGAAGTGGCTCATCGTTATTTGCACtcacaaaaaagaatatgAGTTTAGACGAGGAGAAGAtgcacgtaaaaaaattgataaagCAAGTTCAGGAAAAGTTGGGTATACCTGTAAAGGTCTATTTGTGTAGCGCTTTAAGGAAGACTGATGATGACCTGTGGTATAAGCCGGGCGAATTCGCGGAGAGGCTGTCCTAG
- a CDS encoding 50S ribosomal subunit protein L28, whose product MQSKCKNKIYSLARNVYIFFFVIIHLNSLLLFGVSTVIHKKDENRINFQKTFYVKPIIKKSDIFKNCVLNKKLHGTNFSLFTKKRHKEALALRKYRMTGPSTARRHHGLDGRKRINKVTMMPHKEIKLPARRCMILGKMDNWNARKISKSGVKTHRKQRVNLLRKRIYFEEEDRFVKLRVSARGLKTIKKYGLGYCCKKFNLDLSKKKYDAGRSPRRKKKKTDELASAQNDALYQRAPQVHEDATEILKNLNLDKKNK is encoded by the exons atgcaaagtaaatgtaaaaataaaatatacagCTTAGCaagaaatgtgtatatatttttttttgtaataatcCACTTGAATTCTCTTCTCCTCTTTGGCGTTTCGACAGTT attcacaaaaaagatgaaaacaGAATAAACTTTCAAAAGACTTTTTACG TCAAACCGATAATCAAAAAAAGtgacatatttaaaaattgcgtATTGAATAAAAAGTTACATGGAACAAACTTTTCCCTattcacgaaaaaaagacataAGGAAGCCTTAGCC CTCCGAAAATATCGAATGACTGGACCCTCGACAGCCAGGAGGCACCACGGATTAGATGGAAGAAAGCGAATAAACAAAGTCACCATGATGCCACATAAGGAAATAAAGCTCCCCGCAAggag ATGCATGATATtgggaaaaatggacaactgGAATGCACGCAAAATATCAAAGTCAGGTGTTAAAACGCATAGAAAGCAGAGAGTGAATTTACTAAGGAAGCGAATTTActtcgaagaagaagatcgTTTTGTAAAACTAAGAGTCAGTGCAAGAGGATTGAAgactataaaaaaatatggccTGGGTTACTgctgtaaaaaatttaacttAGACTTAAGCAAGAAGAAGTATGATGCTGGTCGTTCCCCCAgacggaagaaaaagaaaactgaCGAATTAGCATCCGCACAAAATGACGCATTATATCAGAGAGCACCCCAGGTGCATGAAGATGCGACtgaaattttgaaaaaccTCAATCTGGACAAGAAGAATAAGTAA
- a CDS encoding DNA excision repair protein ERCC-5, with product MDSQRSMEDAQNALGMMIYQILNNQVRKTCFEKCFGQKFSEQMGKNEQICLAKCMDRMYEAHTIVTKASTEMAQNLNIDSNY from the exons ATGGACAGCCAACGCAGCATGGAAGACGCCCAAAACGCCCTGGGGATGATGATATATCAGATACTGAACAAT CAAGTGCGAAAAACGTGTTTCGAGAAATGCTTCGGTCAGAAATTTTCTGagcaaatggggaagaatgaGCAAATCTGTTTAGCCAAATGCATGGACCGAAT GTACGAAGCCCACACTATTGTAACGAAGGCTTCCACAGAAATGGCACAGAATTTGAACATCGACTCGAATTATTAA
- a CDS encoding surface protein 8 has product MKKNAQVIIFFLFGLLSCTCGAEGNVSPPNNNDNRINGNNGNKGNGNDNNVPIFIGGNNNNVNDNDDNISNKNGKDVPRNDGNDKKNENGSDSNDKNSIENADNGSGKSDENSNQNDENGNKVDEASLKKILKIVDEMENVQGLLAGDYNILDKYSVKLVDEDDGETNKRKMIGEYDLKMLKNILLFREKISRECENKYIKHLPELFKKCSNLDDPKLSKAREKVKKGLARNNASIEDFVINMLEDLFERINEHFINDDSFDLNDYLADFELINYIIMQETSDLINELLNVLKSMNFNLESASLEKMVESAQSGMNLNCKMKEDIIQLLRKSSAKFFKVEIDRKTKMVYPVQVTHKSANMKEFALNFLQKNNVCEHKKCPLNSNCYVIDGEEVCRCLPGFSDVKIDNVMNCVRDDTLDCNNNNGGCDVNATCTLIDKKIVCECKDNFEGDGIYCSYGIFNSINSFIFLILLLLCLYLF; this is encoded by the coding sequence ATGAAGAAAAACGCGCaagtaataattttcttcctcttcggaTTGCTGAGCTGTACATGCGGAGCTGAGGGAAACGTCTCCCCCCCCAACAATAATGACAACAGGATAAACGGAAACAATGGAAATAAAGGAAACGGAAATGACAACAATGTGCCTATATTCATTGGgggaaacaacaacaacgtgAATGACAATGATGATAACATTTCTAATAAGAATGGAAAGGATGTCCCCCGAAATGACGGTAATGACAAGAAGAACGAAAATGGCAGCGATTCAAATGATAAGAACTCCATAGAAAATGCAGACAATGGTAGCGGCAAATCTGATGAGAATAGCAaccaaaatgatgaaaatggaaataaagtAGATGAAGCATCTTTAAAGAAAATTCTGAAAATTGTTgatgaaatggaaaatgttcAAGGACTGCTGGCAGGAGATTACAACATTTTGGATAAGTACAGTGTCAAATTAGTTGATGAAGATGATGGAGAAacgaataaaagaaaaatgattGGAGAATATGATttgaaaatgttaaaaaatattttattgttcagagaaaaaatatcccGAGAGtgtgaaaataaatacattaaACATTTACCAGAACTTTTTAAGAAATGCTCAAATTTGGATGACCCCAAATTAAGTAAAGCCagggaaaaggtgaaaaaaggaTTAGCAAGAAATAATGCAAGTATTGAAGATTTTGTGATAAATATGTTAGAAGATTTATTTGAAAgaattaatgaacattttattaATGACGATTCATTTGATTTAAATGATTATTTAGCCGATTTTGAActcattaattatataattatgcAAGAAACATCAGATTTGATCAATGAACTTTTGAACGTATTAAAGTCCATGAATTTTAATTTGGAATCTGCATCTTTGGAGAAAATGGTTGAATCTGCACAATCAGGAATGAACTtaaattgcaaaatgaaggaagacaTAATTCAGTTACTTCGAAAATCCTCtgccaaattttttaaagtcgAAATTGACAGAAAGACTAAGATGGTATACCCAGTACAAGTTACACACAAAAGTGCCAACATGAAAGAATTCGCCCTGAACTTCCTTCAGAAAAATAATGTATGTGAACATAAAAAGTGCCCATTAAACTCCAACTGCTATGTCATAGATGGAGAGGAAGTCTGCAGATGTCTACCCGGATTTAGCGACGTCAAAATTGATAATGTGATGAACTGCGTTAGGGATGATACCCTTGActgtaacaacaacaacggtGGTTGTGATGTGAACGCAACATGTACTCTTATAGACAAGAAAATTGTGTGTGAGTGTAAGGACAACTTTGAAGGAGATGGAATATACTGCTCCTACGGCATTTTTAACTCCATCAACAGTTTCATTTTCCTGATCTTGTTGCTTTTGTGCTTGTACCTGTTTTAA